A section of the Spirochaetota bacterium genome encodes:
- the ychF gene encoding redox-regulated ATPase YchF yields the protein MGLNCGIIGLPNAGKTTIFNALSGGNAQIANYPFCTIEPNRGVVPVPDERLTRIGELLNKENSIPNRIEFVDVAGLVKGASKGEGLGNRFLGHVRDVDAIIHVIRCFKSQDVVHVGGQIDPIRDVELINTELILSDIEILERAKEKLLKTARSGDKRSKADVETLQGFLDHLDNGKLLNTLHINSDEIDLINNYGLITSKPILYLANVDEVSTEDDELKKVREYAERNGSESLSIMGKLEEEISQLPECEKEDYLKALGLEESGLDRLIKSSLRLLRLITFYTAETDLQAWTILDGTDAIRAAGKIHTDFIKGFIRAEVFSFNDLVNAGTLQRIKDMGLLRSEGRDYPVKDGDIIRFLFNL from the coding sequence ATGGGTCTAAACTGTGGAATAATAGGCCTGCCGAATGCAGGTAAAACGACTATATTTAATGCCTTATCTGGAGGCAATGCACAGATTGCAAATTATCCCTTTTGTACAATAGAGCCGAATAGGGGAGTAGTCCCCGTGCCAGATGAGAGATTAACGAGGATTGGGGAATTGCTTAATAAGGAGAATTCTATCCCAAATAGAATCGAATTCGTGGATGTGGCAGGTTTAGTCAAGGGGGCGTCAAAGGGAGAGGGCTTAGGAAATAGGTTCCTGGGCCACGTTAGGGATGTAGATGCAATTATTCATGTCATCAGATGCTTTAAGAGTCAGGATGTTGTTCATGTAGGTGGACAGATCGATCCCATTAGGGATGTTGAACTTATCAATACTGAGCTTATCCTTTCCGATATTGAAATTTTGGAAAGAGCTAAAGAGAAGCTCCTTAAGACTGCTAGATCCGGAGACAAGAGGTCAAAGGCTGATGTCGAGACTCTGCAGGGATTTTTAGATCATCTCGATAATGGCAAACTGCTAAATACCCTACATATAAATAGTGATGAGATTGATTTGATCAATAATTACGGATTGATCACTTCAAAGCCTATCCTGTATCTGGCTAATGTGGATGAGGTTAGTACAGAGGATGATGAATTAAAAAAGGTGCGGGAATATGCGGAGAGGAATGGATCGGAATCCCTTTCAATAATGGGAAAACTTGAGGAAGAGATATCTCAACTGCCTGAATGTGAGAAAGAGGACTATCTCAAAGCTCTTGGATTAGAAGAGTCAGGCCTTGATAGGTTGATCAAGTCATCCTTAAGATTACTTCGTCTAATTACATTTTATACAGCAGAGACGGACCTTCAGGCATGGACAATTTTGGATGGAACGGATGCCATAAGGGCGGCGGGCAAAATCCATACCGACTTTATAAAGGGTTTTATCCGAGCTGAGGTTTTCAGCTTTAATGATCTCGTTAATGCCGGCACGTTGCAGAGAATAAAGGATATGGGTCTACTTCGTTCAGAAGGGAGGGATTATCCTGTGAAGGATGGTGATATAATCCGTTTTTTATTTAACCTTTAG